The following proteins are encoded in a genomic region of Mycobacterium sp. 155:
- a CDS encoding ATP-dependent DNA helicase translates to MTAHVEPALAGTELLAPGRTGVVRLLGGPGTGKSSLLINTAVEHIAAGTDPESVLLLTGSARLRAAARAAVTARLLGAGERHVVREPLVRTVHSYAFALLRLAAQRNGDPPPRLITSAEQDGIIRELLAGNLEDGPNSGVCWPDQLWPALSTAGFASELRDLMARCTERGVDPLALQRLGRSARRPEWVAAGQFAQAYEQIMLLRSAVGMAAPQATVPALGAAELVGAALEALGTDADLLATERGRISLLLVDDAQHLDPQAALLVRVLGAGAGLTVIAGDPDQAVFGYRGADPVLLRDPGDADDAIIVLTESHRCAPEVAAAIAGIGRRLPGVSPTRELVGSAAVEGAVTLRLAASTHAESTLIADALRRAHLVDGVPWSEMAVIVRSVPRAGTVLARALTGAGVPVEAAGDVSPVAQQPAVAALLTVLDVATGELTGDDALTLLTGPIGRVDPVSLRQLRRALRRADGSVPPRDFGDLVVAAVNTEPRGLPVEQLRPLRRLRAVLTAARRSVAAGADPRHTLWDVWHACGLQRRWLMASERGGTLGAQADRDLDAVTMLFDIADQYVNRTAGASLRGLIDHVRALGAPAAPADPRQQPDAVAVLSAHASLGREWEFVVIAGVQEGLWPNTIPRGGVLGTQHLVDVLDGVTGPADAAVSTRAPLLAEERRLLMAAMGRARTRLLVTAVDSDSGDGSLLPSPFCTELTALATDVPVLPPLAAPRVLAPSALVGRLRAVVCAPDDAVDEDSRACAATQLARLAEAGVPGANPADWYAMTPLSTDHPLWSGADQTVTLSPSTLQMLTDCPLRWLLERHGGSSGRDVRSTVGSLVHALVAEPGRTEGQLVNELEKVWDQLPFEAKWYSDNELERHRAMLETFTRWRADTRCQLTEVGTEINVEGVIRAADPESGNQAPGVRIRGRLDRLERDQAGRLVIVDLKTGKSPVTKENAQSHAQLAMYQLAVAAGLLTDEAATDLDEPGGGRLIYLGKAGAAGATVREQDPMTSETRADWLAAVGDAAAATAGPQFLARVNDGCSNCPVRSACPAQAPRS, encoded by the coding sequence ATGACTGCACACGTCGAACCGGCACTGGCGGGTACCGAGCTGCTCGCTCCGGGACGCACGGGCGTGGTGCGGTTGCTCGGTGGGCCGGGAACCGGCAAGAGTTCGCTGCTGATCAACACGGCCGTCGAACACATCGCCGCAGGCACCGATCCGGAATCGGTTCTGCTGCTGACCGGTTCGGCACGCCTGCGGGCGGCCGCGCGGGCCGCGGTCACCGCGCGGCTGCTGGGTGCGGGGGAGCGGCACGTGGTGCGTGAGCCGCTGGTACGAACGGTCCACTCGTACGCATTCGCGCTGTTGCGGTTGGCGGCCCAGCGCAACGGTGACCCGCCGCCGCGGCTCATCACCAGCGCCGAACAGGACGGCATCATCCGTGAACTGCTGGCCGGCAATCTGGAGGACGGGCCCAACTCGGGTGTCTGCTGGCCCGACCAGCTGTGGCCGGCGTTGAGCACCGCAGGGTTCGCCAGTGAACTTCGCGACCTGATGGCGCGCTGCACCGAGCGCGGTGTGGATCCGCTTGCGTTGCAACGGCTCGGCCGGTCGGCGCGGCGTCCCGAGTGGGTGGCCGCCGGGCAGTTCGCGCAGGCCTATGAGCAGATCATGCTGCTCCGCTCGGCGGTGGGCATGGCCGCACCGCAGGCCACCGTGCCCGCACTGGGCGCGGCCGAACTGGTCGGTGCCGCGTTGGAGGCTCTTGGCACCGACGCCGACCTGCTGGCCACCGAACGCGGCCGGATCAGCCTGCTGCTGGTCGACGACGCCCAGCACCTCGACCCGCAAGCCGCTCTGCTGGTGCGCGTGCTGGGAGCAGGCGCCGGGCTGACCGTGATTGCCGGTGACCCCGATCAAGCGGTATTCGGTTACCGCGGCGCCGATCCGGTCTTGTTGCGCGATCCGGGCGACGCCGACGACGCGATCATCGTGCTGACCGAATCGCACCGGTGCGCTCCCGAGGTCGCGGCGGCCATCGCCGGTATCGGACGACGCCTTCCCGGCGTCAGCCCCACCCGCGAATTGGTCGGTAGCGCCGCGGTCGAGGGGGCCGTCACCCTGCGGCTGGCCGCGTCGACGCACGCCGAGTCGACCCTGATCGCCGATGCGTTGCGGCGTGCCCACCTCGTCGACGGGGTGCCGTGGTCGGAGATGGCAGTTATCGTTCGCTCAGTGCCCCGCGCCGGGACGGTGCTGGCCCGGGCTTTGACCGGCGCAGGGGTGCCGGTCGAGGCTGCCGGAGACGTGTCACCCGTGGCCCAGCAGCCCGCCGTCGCCGCGCTGCTCACGGTGCTCGATGTCGCCACCGGAGAGCTGACCGGCGACGACGCACTCACCCTGCTCACCGGGCCGATCGGACGGGTCGACCCGGTGAGCCTGCGGCAGTTGCGCCGCGCGCTGCGCCGTGCCGACGGCTCGGTACCGCCGCGTGATTTCGGCGACCTCGTTGTTGCCGCGGTGAACACCGAACCCCGGGGGCTCCCCGTCGAGCAACTGCGCCCGTTGCGGCGGCTGCGTGCGGTGCTGACCGCGGCCCGCCGCAGTGTGGCCGCCGGAGCGGATCCGCGCCACACCCTCTGGGACGTCTGGCATGCCTGCGGGCTACAGCGACGGTGGCTGATGGCCAGCGAGCGTGGCGGAACTCTTGGCGCGCAGGCAGATCGCGACCTCGACGCGGTGACGATGCTGTTCGACATCGCCGATCAATACGTGAACCGGACGGCGGGTGCGTCGCTGCGCGGTCTCATCGACCACGTCAGGGCGCTCGGCGCACCGGCCGCACCCGCCGACCCGCGTCAACAGCCCGACGCCGTCGCCGTTCTGAGCGCCCATGCCTCCCTGGGCCGGGAATGGGAGTTCGTCGTCATCGCTGGTGTGCAGGAAGGATTGTGGCCCAACACTATTCCTCGCGGCGGTGTGCTCGGAACCCAGCATCTGGTGGATGTGCTCGACGGCGTTACCGGGCCCGCCGACGCCGCGGTGTCTACCCGGGCGCCGCTATTGGCCGAGGAACGGCGGTTGCTGATGGCAGCGATGGGCCGTGCCCGCACCCGGCTCTTGGTGACCGCGGTGGACAGCGATTCCGGTGATGGTTCGCTGCTGCCCTCGCCGTTCTGCACCGAGCTGACCGCCCTGGCCACCGACGTGCCGGTGCTCCCGCCACTGGCGGCGCCCAGGGTGCTGGCCCCCTCGGCGCTGGTTGGTCGGTTGCGCGCGGTGGTATGTGCACCCGATGATGCGGTCGACGAGGACTCCCGGGCCTGTGCGGCAACGCAGTTGGCCCGGCTGGCCGAAGCCGGGGTGCCCGGGGCCAACCCGGCGGACTGGTACGCCATGACCCCGCTGTCCACCGACCATCCGTTGTGGTCCGGTGCCGATCAGACGGTGACGCTGTCACCCTCGACGCTGCAGATGCTTACCGACTGCCCATTGCGTTGGCTGCTGGAACGGCATGGCGGTAGCTCGGGCCGCGACGTGCGGTCCACCGTCGGGTCGCTGGTGCACGCGCTGGTTGCCGAGCCGGGGCGCACCGAGGGTCAACTCGTCAACGAGCTCGAAAAGGTCTGGGACCAACTACCTTTCGAGGCGAAATGGTATTCGGACAACGAGCTGGAACGGCACCGTGCGATGCTGGAGACATTCACCCGGTGGCGGGCCGACACGAGGTGCCAGCTCACAGAGGTGGGCACAGAGATCAACGTCGAGGGAGTCATCCGGGCCGCCGATCCCGAGTCCGGGAACCAAGCACCCGGGGTCCGGATACGGGGCCGGCTGGACCGCCTCGAGCGTGATCAGGCCGGTCGGTTGGTGATCGTCGATCTCAAGACCGGCAAGAGTCCGGTGACCAAGGAGAACGCACAGAGCCATGCTCAGCTGGCCATGTACCAGTTGGCCGTCGCCGCAGGCCTGCTGACGGACGAAGCCGCTACCGATCTGGACGAGCCCGGCGGAGGTCGGCTGATATACCTCGGAAAGGCCGGCGCAGCCGGTGCCACGGTGCGTGAACAGGATCCGATGACATCCGAGACCCGTGCCGATTGGCTGGCAGCGGTCGGTGACGCGGCCGCCGCCACCGCGGGACCGCAGTTCCTGGCGAGAGTCAACGACGGATGCTCGAACTGCCCGGTGCGGTCGGCCTGTCCGGCACAGGCGCCGCGGTCATGA
- a CDS encoding alpha/beta fold hydrolase, giving the protein MSPDLLHVLRYGPQAPAELLLIHGVTGHGQRWQTLASQLPEVSILAPDLLGHGRSSWAAPWTLAANVDALAALLDGPTLVVGHSFGGAVALTLAATYPDLVSGLILLDPAVELDGEWVREIAENMMESPDYPDVAQARVEKMKGSWGEVEPAELDREFGEHLIALPNGRYGWRVCMPAMMAYWSELARPVVLPRTGTPTTLVRATKTSPPYATDALIGALSVRLGPDFTLLDWDCNHMVAQARPAETAALIRERLG; this is encoded by the coding sequence GTGTCCCCCGATTTGTTGCACGTGCTCCGGTACGGCCCGCAGGCCCCGGCCGAGCTGCTGTTGATCCACGGTGTGACCGGGCACGGTCAGCGCTGGCAGACCCTGGCCTCCCAGCTGCCCGAGGTGTCGATTCTGGCGCCCGATCTGCTGGGACACGGCAGGTCGTCGTGGGCGGCGCCGTGGACCCTGGCGGCCAACGTCGACGCCTTGGCGGCACTGCTGGACGGCCCGACGCTGGTGGTCGGGCACTCTTTCGGCGGTGCGGTGGCCCTCACGCTGGCTGCCACCTACCCGGACCTGGTGTCCGGGCTGATCTTGTTGGACCCCGCGGTGGAACTTGACGGTGAGTGGGTGCGGGAGATCGCCGAGAACATGATGGAGTCGCCGGACTATCCCGACGTAGCCCAAGCTCGAGTGGAGAAGATGAAGGGCTCCTGGGGTGAGGTCGAGCCCGCCGAATTGGACCGCGAGTTCGGCGAGCACCTGATCGCGCTGCCCAACGGCCGATACGGGTGGCGGGTCTGCATGCCCGCGATGATGGCGTACTGGAGTGAGCTGGCCCGGCCAGTTGTCTTACCGCGCACCGGAACACCGACCACGCTGGTGCGGGCCACCAAAACCAGCCCGCCGTATGCCACGGATGCGCTGATCGGCGCGTTGAGCGTGCGGCTCGGACCCGATTTCACGCTGCTGGACTGGGATTGCAATCACATGGTGGCTCAGGCCCGGCCCGCCGAGACCGCGGCGTTGATCCGGGAACGGCTGGGATAG
- a CDS encoding MGMT family protein, producing the protein MAAVTEEQVETVRALVAAIPAGRVSTYGDIADVAGLSSPRIVGWIMRTDSSDLPWHRVIRASGRPAPHLSTRQLELLRAEGVLSVDGRIALSECRHEF; encoded by the coding sequence GTGGCGGCGGTGACCGAGGAGCAGGTGGAGACGGTCCGCGCGCTGGTCGCCGCTATTCCCGCGGGCAGGGTGTCGACGTATGGCGATATCGCCGACGTCGCGGGGCTTTCCAGCCCCCGGATTGTCGGGTGGATCATGCGCACCGATTCGTCGGACTTGCCATGGCACCGTGTGATCCGCGCCTCGGGCCGCCCCGCACCCCATCTGAGCACCCGGCAGCTGGAGCTGCTGCGCGCCGAGGGTGTGCTTTCCGTCGACGGCCGGATAGCACTGAGCGAATGCCGCCACGAGTTCTGA
- a CDS encoding TIGR02569 family protein gives MSAERPPEHVLAAFGLSGVRPVPLGSSWEGGWRCGEVVLSVVPDHARAAWSAKIRETLFVDGVRLARPVRSTDGRYVVAGWRADTFVAGTPEPRHDEVVSAAVRLHEATGTLERPRFLTQPPVAPWADVDVFIAADRAAWEDRPLHSLPSGARVAPGSTDGQRSVELINQLATLRKPTKSASQLVHGDLYGTVLFAGAAAPGITDITPYWRPSSWAAGVVVVDALSWGDADDGLIERWDTLPEWPQMLLRALMFRLAVHALHPRSTAAAFPGLARTASLVRLIL, from the coding sequence GTGAGTGCAGAACGGCCGCCGGAACATGTGCTGGCGGCCTTCGGGCTGTCCGGGGTGCGTCCGGTCCCACTTGGTTCGAGTTGGGAGGGCGGCTGGCGCTGCGGCGAAGTCGTACTGTCGGTGGTCCCCGACCACGCCCGTGCGGCGTGGTCGGCGAAGATCCGGGAGACGTTGTTCGTCGATGGGGTACGGCTGGCCCGCCCGGTGCGTTCCACCGACGGGCGCTACGTCGTGGCCGGTTGGCGCGCCGACACATTTGTCGCCGGGACCCCGGAACCGCGTCACGACGAGGTGGTCTCGGCGGCGGTCCGGTTGCACGAAGCCACCGGAACCCTGGAGCGGCCCCGGTTCCTGACCCAGCCTCCGGTCGCGCCGTGGGCAGATGTCGACGTGTTCATCGCCGCCGACCGCGCGGCGTGGGAAGACCGGCCGCTGCACTCGCTCCCGTCCGGAGCCAGGGTCGCGCCGGGTTCGACGGACGGTCAGCGTTCGGTCGAGCTGATCAACCAGCTCGCCACACTCCGCAAACCGACCAAGAGCGCGAGCCAGCTGGTGCACGGCGACCTCTACGGCACAGTGCTTTTCGCCGGCGCCGCGGCGCCAGGCATCACCGACATCACTCCATACTGGCGCCCTTCGTCGTGGGCGGCCGGGGTCGTTGTCGTCGACGCGTTGTCCTGGGGCGACGCTGACGACGGGCTCATCGAGCGCTGGGACACGTTACCGGAGTGGCCGCAGATGTTGTTGCGGGCGTTGATGTTCCGGCTGGCCGTGCACGCGTTGCATCCGCGGTCCACCGCGGCGGCCTTCCCCGGACTGGCCCGCACCGCGTCGCTGGTCCGGCTCATCCTCTAA
- the moeZ gene encoding adenylyltransferase/sulfurtransferase MoeZ translates to MGVSLPPLVEPAAELTREEVTRYSRHLIIPDVGVIGQKRLKNAKVLVIGAGGLGSPTLLYLAAAGVGTIGIVEFDVVDESNLQRQIIHGQADIGKSKALSAKESVLAINPLVTVNLHEFRLEADNAVELFNQYDLILDGTDNFATRYLVNDAAVLAGKPYVWGSIYRFEGQVSVFWEDAPDGPDGEKQGLNYRDLYPEPPPPGMVPSCAEGGVLGILCASIASIMGTEAVKLITGIGEPLLGRLMIYDALDMTYRTIRIRKDPTTPKITELIDYEEFCGAISDEATEATKDSTITPQELRELLDSGKPLALIDVREPVEWEINHIQGAELIPKPTFESGDALAKLQLDRTPVLYCKTGVRSAEVLAIVQQAGFSDAVHLQGGIVAWGRQVDPDMVMY, encoded by the coding sequence TTGGGTGTGTCGTTACCGCCGCTGGTTGAACCGGCCGCCGAGCTCACCCGCGAAGAGGTGACGCGTTACAGCCGCCACCTGATCATTCCCGACGTGGGCGTGATCGGACAGAAGCGGCTCAAGAATGCCAAGGTGCTGGTGATCGGTGCCGGCGGACTCGGCTCGCCGACCCTGCTCTACCTGGCTGCCGCCGGGGTGGGAACCATCGGCATCGTCGAGTTCGACGTCGTCGACGAGTCCAATCTGCAGCGCCAGATCATCCACGGCCAGGCTGACATCGGGAAGTCCAAGGCGCTGAGCGCCAAGGAATCGGTTTTGGCGATCAACCCGCTGGTCACCGTCAACCTGCACGAATTCCGGCTGGAGGCCGACAACGCCGTCGAGCTGTTCAACCAGTACGACCTGATCCTCGACGGCACCGACAACTTCGCCACCCGATACCTGGTCAACGACGCCGCGGTGTTGGCGGGCAAGCCGTACGTGTGGGGTTCGATCTACCGGTTCGAGGGCCAGGTGTCGGTGTTCTGGGAAGACGCACCCGACGGTCCCGACGGCGAGAAGCAGGGCCTGAACTACCGCGATCTGTACCCCGAGCCGCCACCACCGGGAATGGTCCCGTCGTGTGCCGAGGGTGGCGTGCTGGGCATCCTGTGCGCATCCATCGCGTCGATCATGGGTACCGAGGCCGTCAAGCTGATCACCGGTATCGGGGAGCCGCTTCTGGGCCGGCTGATGATCTACGACGCGCTCGACATGACCTACCGCACCATCCGGATCCGCAAGGACCCGACGACTCCGAAGATCACCGAGCTCATCGACTACGAGGAGTTCTGCGGCGCCATCTCGGATGAGGCGACCGAAGCCACGAAAGACTCCACCATCACCCCGCAGGAGCTGCGGGAGCTGCTGGACTCGGGGAAGCCGTTGGCGCTCATCGACGTCCGTGAGCCGGTGGAGTGGGAGATCAATCATATTCAGGGTGCCGAGCTCATCCCGAAGCCGACGTTCGAATCGGGCGATGCGCTCGCCAAGCTCCAGCTGGATCGCACACCGGTGTTGTACTGCAAGACCGGTGTGCGCTCGGCAGAAGTGCTGGCCATCGTTCAACAGGCCGGATTCTCCGATGCGGTGCATCTGCAGGGCGGCATCGTGGCGTGGGGTCGACAGGTCGATCCCGACATGGTCATGTACTGA
- a CDS encoding DUF3152 domain-containing protein — protein MTYDPGPRAGSGVPALRDEWREPLRAQRDPLAADSGRPRVNRDERGQWRKQTWLGRFVSTYGWRAYALPVLIVLTVVVLYQTVTGTSARTGHADDGPIQGSPTIDQAATAIIGAPPKGLTQFDANLPTGILPAGGQFTETGAKTWHIVPGTTEKVGQGTTKSFTYTVEVEDGVDTTSFGGDEGFARMVSETLANPKSWTHDGMFGFTRVDATSGVEPDFRVSLTSPITVREGCGYDIQLEASCYNPSYDDQARVFINEARWVRGAMPFQGDIGSYRQYVINHEVGHAIGYQRHEPCRDDGGLAPIMMQQTFSTANNDDAKFDPETVKPDGKTCRFNPWPYPIA, from the coding sequence GTGACCTACGACCCGGGGCCCCGCGCGGGCAGCGGCGTCCCGGCACTGCGCGACGAATGGCGGGAGCCGTTGCGGGCCCAACGGGATCCACTTGCGGCCGATTCGGGTCGGCCCCGGGTCAATCGCGACGAGCGGGGCCAGTGGCGCAAGCAGACTTGGCTCGGCCGCTTTGTGTCCACCTATGGCTGGCGTGCCTACGCGCTGCCGGTCCTCATCGTGCTGACCGTGGTGGTGCTGTACCAGACGGTGACCGGTACGTCCGCGCGCACCGGGCACGCCGACGACGGGCCCATCCAGGGATCGCCCACCATCGACCAGGCCGCCACCGCCATCATCGGCGCGCCGCCCAAAGGGCTGACCCAGTTCGACGCCAACCTGCCCACCGGCATCCTGCCCGCGGGCGGGCAGTTCACCGAGACCGGCGCCAAGACCTGGCACATCGTGCCCGGAACTACCGAGAAGGTCGGTCAGGGCACCACCAAGTCGTTCACCTATACCGTCGAGGTAGAGGACGGCGTGGACACCACATCGTTCGGGGGCGACGAGGGCTTCGCGCGGATGGTCAGTGAAACGCTGGCCAACCCCAAGAGCTGGACCCACGACGGCATGTTCGGGTTCACCCGCGTCGACGCCACTAGCGGCGTCGAGCCTGACTTCCGGGTGTCCTTGACCTCGCCGATCACCGTGCGGGAGGGCTGCGGCTACGACATCCAGCTGGAAGCGTCGTGCTACAACCCGTCCTACGACGACCAGGCCCGGGTCTTCATCAATGAAGCCCGCTGGGTGCGCGGCGCGATGCCGTTCCAGGGCGATATCGGGTCATACCGACAGTATGTGATCAACCACGAGGTCGGCCACGCCATCGGTTACCAGCGGCATGAGCCGTGCCGTGACGACGGCGGCCTGGCGCCGATCATGATGCAGCAGACCTTCTCCACCGCAAACAACGACGATGCGAAGTTCGACCCGGAGACCGTCAAGCCGGACGGGAAGACCTGCCGCTTCAACCCCTGGCCATATCCCATCGCGTAG
- a CDS encoding TetR/AcrR family transcriptional regulator: MSDLANTERRADKPATGRRGNRLPRNERRGQLLAAASEVFVDRGYHAAGMDEIADRAGVSKPVLYQHFSSKLELYLAVLQQHVENLVSGVRQALRTTTDNRQRLRAAVEAFFDFIEHDGQGYRLIFENDYVSEPQVAAQVKVATEACTDAVFDLISRDSGLEAHRARMIAVGLVAISVDSARYWLNNERPIDKDCAVEGTVQFAWGGLSHVPLTRA, from the coding sequence ATGAGCGATCTCGCGAACACCGAGAGGAGAGCCGACAAGCCGGCGACCGGTCGACGCGGCAATCGACTGCCCCGCAACGAACGACGCGGTCAGCTCTTGGCGGCCGCCAGCGAGGTGTTCGTGGACCGGGGTTACCACGCCGCGGGTATGGACGAGATCGCCGATCGCGCCGGTGTCAGCAAACCGGTTCTTTACCAACACTTCTCGTCGAAGCTTGAGCTGTACCTCGCGGTATTGCAGCAGCACGTCGAGAATCTGGTGTCCGGCGTTCGCCAAGCCCTGCGCACCACCACGGACAACAGGCAGCGGCTGCGCGCCGCCGTGGAGGCATTCTTCGACTTCATCGAGCACGACGGTCAGGGTTACCGGCTTATCTTCGAGAACGACTACGTCAGCGAGCCACAAGTGGCTGCGCAGGTGAAGGTCGCGACCGAAGCCTGCACGGACGCGGTGTTCGACTTGATCAGTCGCGATTCCGGCCTTGAGGCGCATCGCGCCCGGATGATCGCGGTCGGCTTGGTCGCGATCAGTGTCGACTCCGCGCGGTACTGGCTCAACAACGAACGGCCGATCGACAAGGACTGCGCGGTGGAGGGCACGGTGCAGTTCGCCTGGGGCGGACTGTCACACGTGCCACTCACCCGCGCCTGA
- a CDS encoding DUF3107 domain-containing protein, with amino-acid sequence MEVKIGVTDSPRELSFNSAQTPSEVEKQVTDALSQDSGVLALTDEKGRRFLVQNKKIAYVEIGAADVRRVGFGVGAESA; translated from the coding sequence GTGGAGGTCAAGATCGGCGTCACGGACAGTCCGCGGGAGCTGAGTTTCAACAGCGCGCAGACTCCCAGTGAGGTGGAGAAACAGGTCACTGACGCGCTCAGCCAGGACTCGGGTGTGCTGGCGCTGACCGACGAGAAGGGCCGTCGGTTCCTGGTGCAGAACAAAAAGATCGCCTACGTAGAGATCGGCGCTGCCGATGTGCGCCGCGTCGGCTTCGGTGTCGGGGCTGAGTCGGCCTAG
- a CDS encoding MmpS family transport accessory protein, translating to MTRHYSPYGTTSTERFGEHSTRPGSSDPDDNFRSRYRSSDDSEYRTGGDDAGFADYDAYVGDSPDEDIDDEIYEYYDPADRRWMWVAAVAGVILLVAVICTVIILGGGDSGSVSATVTSSAAPTTSQPTTTPAQDATSKPVPTPAPPVAGMSPETVTTVTPTPQATAEPTPEPAPPAEAAPPATVASPRTITYTVTGTRQLIDLVSIVYTDQQGALQTDINVALPWTKTVTLDPGVELKSVTATSVAGQLDCAITDANGTVLVQQANNTMIATCTQ from the coding sequence ATGACCAGGCATTATTCGCCGTATGGCACGACTTCGACCGAGCGTTTCGGTGAGCATTCGACTAGGCCCGGATCGTCCGACCCGGACGATAACTTCCGGAGCCGTTACCGCTCGAGCGATGACAGCGAATACCGCACCGGCGGCGACGATGCCGGCTTCGCGGACTACGACGCCTACGTGGGCGACAGCCCCGATGAGGACATCGACGACGAGATCTACGAGTACTACGACCCTGCCGACCGGCGATGGATGTGGGTCGCCGCCGTCGCGGGCGTGATCCTGCTGGTCGCGGTCATCTGCACGGTGATCATCCTGGGCGGCGGCGACAGCGGGTCGGTCTCGGCCACCGTGACCTCTTCAGCGGCACCCACGACGAGCCAGCCCACGACCACTCCGGCACAGGACGCCACATCGAAGCCGGTGCCGACGCCGGCACCGCCCGTAGCCGGCATGTCACCCGAGACGGTGACCACCGTGACGCCGACCCCCCAGGCCACCGCGGAACCGACACCCGAACCTGCACCGCCTGCCGAGGCGGCCCCGCCGGCGACCGTCGCCAGCCCGCGCACCATCACCTACACCGTCACGGGCACCCGGCAGCTGATCGACCTGGTGAGCATCGTGTACACCGATCAGCAGGGGGCACTGCAGACCGACATCAACGTCGCCCTGCCGTGGACCAAGACCGTGACGCTCGACCCCGGTGTCGAGCTGAAATCGGTGACCGCGACCAGCGTGGCAGGTCAGCTCGACTGCGCGATCACCGATGCCAACGGCACAGTGCTGGTCCAGCAGGCCAACAACACGATGATCGCGACCTGCACGCAGTAG
- a CDS encoding ferritin-like fold-containing protein: MTTPQPAAEQIAEPVAPGVSADHPGVDELFAVLAYGEVAAFYRLTEEARMAPNLRGRINMASMAAAEMGHYEILRDALERRGVDVVAAMTKYASALENYHRMTTPSTWLEALVKTYIGDALAADFYLEITDSLPDEVASVVRSVLSETGHSQFVVAEVRAAVTASVRQRHRLALWARRLLGEAVTQAQFVLADHDELVDLVMSSGEGLTQLAEFFNGLQHTHHSRMQELGLA; the protein is encoded by the coding sequence ATGACAACGCCGCAGCCCGCCGCAGAACAGATCGCCGAACCGGTCGCCCCAGGCGTGTCGGCCGATCACCCCGGGGTCGACGAACTGTTCGCGGTGCTGGCCTACGGGGAGGTCGCCGCGTTCTACCGGCTCACCGAGGAGGCGCGGATGGCGCCCAATCTGCGTGGCCGGATCAACATGGCCAGCATGGCCGCCGCCGAGATGGGTCACTACGAGATTTTGCGAGATGCGCTGGAGCGCAGGGGAGTAGATGTCGTCGCGGCGATGACGAAGTACGCCTCGGCGCTGGAGAACTACCACCGCATGACCACGCCGAGCACGTGGCTGGAAGCTTTGGTGAAGACCTACATCGGTGACGCGCTCGCCGCAGACTTCTACCTGGAGATCACCGACTCGCTACCGGACGAGGTTGCCTCGGTGGTGCGGTCGGTGCTCTCGGAGACCGGGCATTCACAGTTCGTCGTGGCCGAGGTGCGGGCGGCGGTGACCGCCAGCGTCCGGCAGCGCCACCGGCTGGCACTGTGGGCGCGCCGACTGCTCGGCGAGGCTGTCACCCAGGCGCAATTCGTGCTGGCCGATCACGACGAGTTGGTCGATCTGGTGATGTCCAGCGGGGAAGGCCTGACCCAGCTCGCCGAGTTCTTCAACGGGCTGCAGCACACCCATCACTCCCGGATGCAGGAGCTGGGCCTGGCCTGA